The following are encoded in a window of uncultured Sphaerochaeta sp. genomic DNA:
- a CDS encoding AAA family ATPase yields MITKIVMDDVACYRQPTILETDKKINLIYGLNGTGKSTISRFLYNIAEDDPSFSKCQVEGLDDKELLVYNQQFIYDNFYEKEDFPGVFTLSKTNKESEKRIALGQKVKNRLAQQKTMQEELQQNNFNNLQQQRQITEDRIWEIKKDYTGGDRVFEYCLEGLKGSKDKLFEYVASLPKSQNPTKTIEKLKREIENVSGGSNVQVSPVPLLDIPMDKIENNELFSKQIVGNENSSVAELYKKLGNSDWVKQGLSYLPEEAPPPGSKCPFCQQETITFELKKAIQDFFDESYVRDITQLRSLSIEYDRLIALIPLRTQYLLSRFIVETQTEFESLYRNLLSVIHKNKRQIEQKVKTPSQSINLVNTMTLLEEFNAYLLKVNTEIEAHNIKIQNRDTTLKELKQDFWLIMRWKYNYVLDNHQKETKLLLNDKHQIEDNLRLNKDKTQRVESIIREEQLKTINLQEAIDNINGGLLELGIDGFKIKEAGKQHYKLVRAEACKETFKTLSEGEKMIISFLYFREICKGRRSLDSVNTRKILVIDDPISSLSHIYIFNIGRMIMHDFFCSNEFEQIFLLTHSLYFFYEMTDINNDRRKKNQRLFRLQKNHVGSNISDMKYEEIQNDYHTYWSIIKNPGNSPALIANCMRNIVEYFFGFVEKESFNNLLQKEEFQTTRYRAFERYMNRESHSIGQNIFDLSEFDYDIFLEAFKMLFTISKYEKHYERMMKKIH; encoded by the coding sequence ATGATAACAAAAATCGTCATGGATGATGTTGCTTGCTATAGACAACCGACAATACTGGAGACAGACAAAAAAATTAATCTTATCTATGGCCTCAATGGAACTGGGAAGAGTACAATCTCTAGATTTCTCTACAATATTGCGGAAGATGACCCAAGTTTTTCCAAATGCCAAGTTGAGGGTTTGGATGATAAAGAGTTGCTCGTTTATAACCAGCAATTCATATATGACAATTTCTACGAAAAAGAGGATTTTCCTGGAGTATTTACCCTATCGAAAACTAACAAAGAATCAGAAAAAAGGATAGCCCTTGGACAAAAAGTGAAGAACCGTTTGGCCCAACAAAAAACTATGCAGGAAGAACTGCAACAAAATAATTTTAACAATTTGCAACAACAAAGGCAGATCACCGAAGATAGAATTTGGGAAATTAAGAAAGACTATACCGGAGGAGACCGAGTATTCGAATATTGTCTGGAAGGTCTAAAAGGAAGCAAAGACAAACTTTTTGAATATGTTGCAAGCTTGCCTAAGTCGCAAAATCCAACAAAAACAATTGAAAAGCTGAAAAGAGAGATTGAGAACGTATCAGGTGGATCGAATGTTCAGGTATCACCCGTTCCATTGTTGGATATCCCCATGGATAAGATTGAAAATAATGAGCTTTTCTCCAAGCAGATTGTTGGAAATGAAAATAGTTCTGTTGCAGAGTTATATAAGAAGCTTGGTAACTCTGACTGGGTCAAACAAGGATTGTCTTACTTGCCAGAAGAAGCACCGCCTCCTGGTTCCAAATGTCCATTCTGTCAGCAAGAGACAATTACTTTCGAGTTGAAAAAGGCAATTCAGGACTTCTTTGATGAATCCTATGTACGTGATATCACACAATTGCGAAGCTTGAGCATAGAGTATGATAGATTGATAGCTTTGATTCCGTTGAGGACGCAATATCTATTGTCACGTTTTATTGTAGAAACACAAACTGAGTTCGAGAGCCTGTATCGAAATCTTTTATCAGTCATTCATAAGAACAAGCGGCAAATAGAGCAAAAGGTAAAAACTCCGAGCCAAAGCATCAATCTTGTTAATACAATGACATTGTTAGAAGAATTCAATGCATACTTGCTAAAAGTCAACACTGAGATTGAAGCTCATAATATTAAGATTCAGAATAGAGACACTACACTCAAGGAATTAAAACAAGACTTTTGGTTAATCATGCGTTGGAAGTATAACTACGTACTTGATAATCATCAAAAAGAAACTAAACTGTTGCTTAATGATAAGCATCAGATTGAAGATAATCTCAGATTGAACAAGGATAAAACTCAAAGAGTAGAGTCAATCATCAGAGAAGAGCAATTGAAAACAATCAACTTGCAAGAAGCTATCGATAACATTAATGGAGGGCTTTTGGAACTTGGGATTGATGGATTTAAAATAAAGGAAGCAGGGAAGCAACATTATAAATTAGTGAGAGCCGAAGCTTGTAAAGAAACCTTTAAAACTCTCAGTGAAGGGGAGAAGATGATTATCAGCTTCCTTTACTTTCGGGAAATCTGTAAAGGTAGGCGTAGTCTGGACTCTGTGAATACCCGCAAAATTCTTGTTATTGATGACCCCATTTCTAGTCTATCGCACATTTACATTTTTAATATCGGTAGAATGATTATGCATGACTTTTTTTGCTCTAATGAGTTCGAACAAATATTTTTGTTGACCCATAGCTTATATTTTTTCTATGAAATGACTGATATTAACAACGATCGACGTAAAAAGAATCAACGTTTATTCAGACTCCAGAAGAATCATGTTGGATCAAATATTTCAGATATGAAATATGAAGAGATTCAAAATGACTATCATACTTACTGGTCGATTATCAAAAATCCTGGTAATTCACCTGCTCTGATAGCAAATTGTATGCGCAATATTGTTGAATATTTCTTCGGGTTTGTGGAGAAGGAGTCCTTTAATAATTTGTTACAAAAAGAAGAGTTTCAAACTACTAGATATCGAGCATTTGAAAGGTACATGAACAGAGAGTCCCATTCTATAGGACAAAACATATTCGATTTAAGTGAGTTTGATTATGATATTTTCTTAGAGGCATTTAAAATGCTTTTTACTATAAGCAAATATGAGAAACATTACGA